Proteins found in one Lysinibacillus fusiformis genomic segment:
- a CDS encoding M42 family metallopeptidase, which produces MTQLDPTLQMFKDLTDANGIAGNERAPREVMKKYIAPYADTVETDNLGSVIAKKVGDENGPKIVVAGHLDEVGFMVTQIDDKGFIKFQTVGGWWSQVMLAQRVTITTRKGDEVIGVIGSKPPHILPADVRNKVVDIKDMFIDIGAASKDEVLEWGVRPGDMVTPYFEFNVMKNDKYLLAKAWDNRIGCAIAIDVMKALQNEKHPNILYSVGNVQEEVGLRGAKTTTHKIQPDIGFAVDVGVAGDTPGVTAKESTSKMGAGPQIVVYDASMVSHRGLREFVLDVADEHNIPYQFEAMAGGGTDAGSIHVTANGVPALSIGIATRYIHSHAGILHRDDYDNAVKLMVEVIKKLDRDAVNKITFE; this is translated from the coding sequence ATGACACAACTAGATCCAACATTACAAATGTTTAAAGATTTAACAGACGCAAATGGTATCGCAGGTAATGAACGTGCACCACGTGAGGTCATGAAAAAATACATTGCACCATATGCAGATACTGTAGAAACAGATAACTTAGGTAGTGTCATTGCTAAAAAGGTTGGCGATGAAAACGGTCCTAAAATTGTTGTAGCAGGACATTTAGATGAAGTAGGTTTCATGGTTACACAAATCGATGACAAAGGCTTTATCAAATTTCAAACGGTAGGTGGCTGGTGGAGCCAAGTTATGCTTGCACAGCGTGTAACGATTACTACACGTAAGGGCGATGAAGTGATTGGGGTTATTGGTTCAAAGCCACCTCATATTTTACCTGCTGATGTACGTAATAAGGTAGTAGACATTAAAGATATGTTTATCGACATTGGTGCTGCTTCTAAAGATGAAGTACTTGAGTGGGGCGTACGTCCTGGCGATATGGTAACACCATACTTTGAGTTTAATGTTATGAAAAATGATAAGTATCTATTAGCGAAAGCTTGGGATAACCGTATCGGTTGTGCAATTGCGATTGATGTTATGAAAGCGTTACAAAATGAAAAGCACCCTAATATTCTTTATTCCGTAGGGAATGTACAAGAAGAAGTTGGACTTCGTGGTGCTAAAACTACAACACATAAAATCCAGCCGGATATTGGATTTGCAGTGGATGTTGGTGTAGCAGGAGATACTCCAGGAGTTACAGCAAAAGAATCAACGAGTAAGATGGGGGCTGGCCCTCAAATTGTTGTATATGATGCATCTATGGTTTCACACCGTGGCTTACGTGAATTCGTATTAGATGTAGCAGATGAGCACAATATCCCATATCAATTTGAAGCGATGGCTGGCGGCGGTACTGATGCTGGCTCCATCCACGTAACAGCAAATGGCGTACCAGCACTATCAATCGGTATTGCGACACGCTATATCCATTCACATGCAGGTATCCTACATCGTGATGATTATGATAACGCCGTTAAATTAATGGTTGAAGTCATTAAAAAATTAGACCGTGATGCAGTCAATAAAATTACATTTGAATAA
- a CDS encoding dUTP diphosphatase: MNLQQLFTMQKELDDFIEQTQNVQQDVFQEKGLALLVELAELANETRCFKFWSTKGPSAREVILEEYVDSIHFILSLGLLKDYTSIAMWPVVEENRDLTTTFLETQSVILAFIHEPTEERYLAIWQYYGVLAYNLGFTFEDVVGAYLEKNQENYNRQRSGY; encoded by the coding sequence ATGAATTTACAACAATTGTTTACCATGCAAAAAGAGCTTGATGATTTTATCGAGCAAACACAAAATGTTCAGCAAGATGTGTTTCAGGAAAAGGGCTTAGCCTTACTAGTGGAGCTAGCTGAGCTTGCCAATGAAACGCGTTGCTTTAAATTTTGGAGTACAAAGGGACCATCAGCACGTGAAGTCATTTTAGAGGAATATGTGGATTCCATTCATTTTATCTTATCGCTTGGCTTATTAAAGGACTATACATCGATTGCAATGTGGCCTGTAGTAGAAGAAAATAGAGATTTAACGACAACCTTTTTAGAAACACAAAGTGTTATTTTAGCATTTATCCATGAACCTACAGAGGAGCGCTATTTAGCTATTTGGCAATACTACGGAGTACTAGCGTATAATCTCGGTTTTACATTTGAGGATGTGGTTGGCGCTTATCTTGAAAAAAACCAAGAAAATTATAATCGTCAGCGCTCAGGTTATTAA
- a CDS encoding DUF1294 domain-containing protein — protein sequence MGQALLAYTGIVSIVLLILMGMDKSRAKNHEWRIAERTLFTLAIAGGAAGGVLGMYLFRHKTRHNRFAFGFPLLAAIQIFIIVQLWT from the coding sequence ATGGGACAAGCATTATTAGCTTATACGGGCATTGTATCAATTGTATTGCTCATTTTAATGGGAATGGATAAATCGCGTGCAAAAAATCATGAATGGCGTATAGCAGAGCGCACGTTATTTACACTAGCCATAGCAGGAGGAGCAGCTGGCGGTGTATTGGGTATGTATTTATTCCGTCACAAAACACGCCACAATCGTTTTGCATTTGGTTTTCCACTACTCGCAGCCATTCAAATTTTTATCATTGTACAACTGTGGACATAA
- the rplT gene encoding 50S ribosomal protein L20, whose product MPRVKGGTVTRKRRKKVLKLAKGYYGSKHTLYKVANQAVMKSGSYAYRDRRQKKRDFRKLWITRINAAARMNGLSYSRLMHGLKVAGIEVNRKMLADLAVTDAAAFTQLADAAKKAVAK is encoded by the coding sequence ATGCCACGCGTAAAAGGCGGAACAGTGACGCGCAAACGTCGTAAAAAAGTATTGAAATTAGCTAAAGGTTACTATGGTTCAAAACATACATTATACAAAGTTGCTAACCAAGCAGTGATGAAGTCAGGTTCATATGCATACCGTGACCGTCGTCAGAAAAAACGTGATTTCCGTAAATTATGGATCACTCGTATCAACGCAGCTGCTCGTATGAACGGTCTTTCTTACAGCCGTTTAATGCACGGTCTAAAAGTTGCTGGTATCGAAGTTAACCGTAAAATGTTAGCTGACCTTGCTGTAACTGATGCTGCAGCATTCACTCAATTAGCAGACGCTGCTAAAAAAGCAGTAGCTAAATAA
- the rpmI gene encoding 50S ribosomal protein L35 has protein sequence MPKMKTHRGAAKRFKKTGSGKLKYDRAYGSHLFANKSTKQKRHLRKANIVSSGDFKRIKSLLVYMK, from the coding sequence ATGCCAAAAATGAAAACTCACCGTGGAGCTGCGAAACGTTTCAAAAAAACGGGTTCAGGTAAATTAAAATACGACCGTGCTTATGGAAGCCACTTATTCGCAAACAAATCTACGAAACAAAAACGTCACCTACGTAAAGCGAACATCGTTTCATCTGGTGACTTCAAACGCATCAAATCTTTACTTGTTTACATGAAATAA
- the infC gene encoding translation initiation factor IF-3 codes for MYVNEGIRARELRLIDHNGDQLGVKTRNEALEIAARVNLDLVLVAPQAKPPVARIMDYGKFKFEQQKKDREIRKNQKVIVMKEVRLSPTIDEHDFQTKLRNAIKFLEKGDKVKCSLRFKGRAITHKDIGQRVLDRFAEACAEVSTVEQKPKMEGRSMFLVLQPKNEK; via the coding sequence ATGTATGTAAACGAAGGCATTCGCGCACGTGAACTTCGATTAATCGATCACAATGGTGACCAGCTTGGTGTAAAGACACGTAATGAAGCGCTAGAAATCGCCGCTCGTGTAAACTTGGATCTTGTCCTTGTGGCCCCTCAAGCCAAGCCGCCAGTCGCTCGTATCATGGACTATGGTAAATTTAAGTTTGAACAGCAAAAGAAAGACCGTGAAATTCGTAAAAATCAAAAGGTCATCGTAATGAAAGAGGTTCGTTTGAGCCCAACAATAGATGAGCATGATTTCCAAACGAAGTTACGTAATGCGATTAAATTCCTTGAAAAAGGCGATAAAGTAAAATGTAGCCTACGTTTCAAAGGTCGTGCGATTACACATAAAGACATTGGTCAACGTGTGTTAGATCGTTTTGCTGAAGCTTGTGCTGAAGTATCAACGGTAGAACAAAAACCGAAGATGGAAGGCCGAAGCATGTTCTTAGTTCTTCAACCAAAGAACGAGAAATAA
- the thrS gene encoding threonine--tRNA ligase, producing MSEMIKLTFPDGAVKEFAKGTSTDDVALSISPGLRKKAYAGKINGVLVDLKTPIEEDATIAIITQDDEEALEILRHSTAHLTAQAIKRLFPDVKLGIGPVIEGGFYYDIDSPTPITAEDLPAIEKEMKKIIAENLEVERKNVSRAEAQALYEEIGDEYKLELLEAIPADEQVSIYYQGEFFDLCRGIHVPSTGKLREFKLLSLAGAYWRGNSDNKMLQRIYGTAFFKKEELKHHLQMLEEAKERDHRKIGKELDLFTTSQKVGQGLPLWLPNGATIRRVIERYIVDKELSLGYKHVYTPVLGSKELYQTSGHWDHYQDSIFPPMEMDNETLIMRPMNCPHHMMVYKNSMHSYRNLPLRIAELGTMHRYEMSGAVSGLQRVRGMTLNDAHIFVRPDQIKAEFQKVVQLILEVYKDFDLNDYSFRLSYRDPADTEKYFDDDAMWEKAQSMLKEAMDELGLDYFEAEGEAAFYGPKLDVQVKTAIGKEETLSTVQLDFLLPERFDLTYVGEDGKPHRPVVIHRGVVSTMERFVAFLIEEYKGAFPTWLAPVQVEVIPVSNEAHFDYAKQIEEQLTAAGLRVEMDDREEKLGYKIREAQMKKIPYMLVIGDKEVEANGVNVRRYGSKDSETISFEDFLAAIKAEITK from the coding sequence ATGTCAGAAATGATTAAATTAACTTTCCCAGATGGCGCCGTAAAGGAATTTGCAAAAGGCACATCAACTGATGACGTAGCATTATCCATTAGCCCAGGCTTACGTAAAAAAGCTTATGCAGGTAAAATTAACGGTGTGTTAGTGGATTTAAAAACACCAATTGAAGAAGATGCAACAATTGCGATCATTACACAAGACGATGAGGAAGCACTTGAAATTTTACGTCACTCGACTGCCCATTTAACAGCACAAGCTATTAAACGTTTATTCCCAGATGTAAAGCTTGGTATTGGTCCAGTGATTGAAGGTGGTTTCTACTATGATATAGACTCACCAACACCAATTACTGCCGAAGATCTACCAGCAATTGAAAAAGAAATGAAAAAAATTATTGCTGAAAACCTAGAGGTGGAACGCAAAAATGTAAGTCGTGCAGAAGCACAAGCACTCTATGAAGAAATTGGCGATGAGTATAAATTAGAATTACTGGAAGCCATTCCTGCAGATGAGCAAGTATCTATTTATTATCAAGGCGAGTTTTTCGATCTTTGCCGTGGTATTCACGTACCATCTACAGGGAAACTTCGTGAATTCAAGCTTTTATCATTAGCAGGTGCCTACTGGAGAGGGAACTCTGATAACAAAATGCTACAACGTATTTATGGTACAGCGTTCTTCAAAAAAGAGGAATTAAAACACCACCTACAAATGCTAGAAGAAGCAAAAGAACGCGATCACCGTAAAATTGGGAAAGAATTAGACCTGTTCACAACTTCTCAAAAGGTAGGTCAAGGGTTACCGCTTTGGTTACCAAATGGTGCAACAATTCGTCGTGTCATTGAACGTTATATTGTCGATAAAGAATTATCACTTGGATATAAGCATGTTTATACACCAGTATTAGGTTCAAAAGAGCTTTATCAAACTTCTGGTCACTGGGATCACTATCAAGATTCCATTTTCCCACCAATGGAAATGGATAATGAGACATTAATTATGCGTCCAATGAACTGTCCTCACCATATGATGGTGTACAAAAACAGTATGCATTCATATCGTAACCTACCATTGCGTATTGCAGAGCTTGGTACAATGCACCGTTATGAAATGTCAGGCGCGGTTTCAGGTTTACAACGTGTACGTGGGATGACATTAAATGATGCGCATATTTTTGTTCGCCCAGACCAAATTAAAGCGGAATTCCAAAAAGTGGTACAGTTAATTTTAGAGGTTTATAAAGATTTCGATTTAAATGATTACTCATTCCGTTTATCTTATCGCGACCCTGCAGATACTGAAAAATACTTCGATGATGATGCCATGTGGGAAAAAGCACAAAGCATGCTAAAAGAAGCAATGGATGAGCTTGGCTTAGACTACTTTGAAGCGGAAGGTGAGGCTGCATTCTATGGTCCTAAACTTGACGTTCAAGTAAAAACAGCAATTGGTAAAGAAGAGACTTTATCTACAGTTCAATTAGACTTCCTATTACCAGAACGCTTTGACCTAACTTATGTTGGGGAAGATGGTAAACCTCATCGTCCAGTTGTTATTCACCGTGGTGTTGTATCGACAATGGAACGTTTTGTTGCCTTTTTAATTGAAGAATACAAAGGGGCATTCCCAACTTGGTTAGCACCGGTACAAGTAGAAGTCATTCCGGTATCAAATGAAGCTCACTTCGACTATGCAAAGCAAATTGAAGAGCAACTTACAGCAGCTGGTTTACGTGTGGAAATGGATGATCGTGAAGAGAAATTAGGCTATAAAATCCGTGAAGCACAAATGAAAAAGATTCCTTATATGCTTGTCATCGGAGATAAGGAAGTAGAGGCAAATGGCGTAAATGTTCGACGTTATGGCTCAAAAGATTCCGAAACAATTAGCTTTGAGGATTTCCTAGCAGCTATTAAAGCAGAAATTACAAAATAA
- the dnaI gene encoding primosomal protein DnaI, whose product MNGPLKRAINVPSFKERYEAMRREILEHPHVQEFLAQHADELNYDNVERNLPKLHEFISQSTECCGCDNTEHCTNYLKGFLPTLRVVRNSIEMDYVRCEQKIREEERRDVANMIASMHMPKDVLQATIHDLSIDDESRVAIAQKAAQFVKMTKETGQLPAKGFYLYGKFGVGKSFVLGALANELASIKIRSVVVFVPEFLREMKNAIGDNTLNEKIDYIKKAPVLMLDDLGAETMTAWTRDEILGTIFHYRMAEQLPTFITSNFNYDELEHHLAQSQKGDIEVVKAGRIMERIKALTVPIEMQGKNRRM is encoded by the coding sequence ATAAATGGACCATTAAAACGAGCAATTAATGTACCCTCGTTCAAAGAGCGTTATGAAGCTATGCGACGTGAAATTTTAGAACATCCGCATGTGCAGGAATTTTTAGCACAGCATGCAGATGAATTAAACTATGACAATGTTGAGCGAAATTTACCTAAGCTTCATGAATTTATTAGTCAATCTACTGAGTGCTGTGGCTGTGATAATACAGAACATTGTACAAATTATTTAAAAGGGTTCCTACCGACATTAAGGGTAGTTCGGAATTCTATTGAAATGGACTATGTGCGCTGTGAGCAAAAGATACGGGAAGAAGAACGTCGAGATGTTGCGAATATGATTGCAAGTATGCATATGCCAAAAGATGTGCTACAAGCAACCATTCATGATTTAAGTATTGACGATGAATCCCGTGTGGCGATTGCACAAAAAGCAGCTCAATTTGTAAAAATGACAAAAGAAACAGGTCAATTACCTGCAAAAGGTTTTTATCTATATGGTAAATTTGGTGTAGGGAAGTCCTTTGTACTTGGTGCATTGGCCAATGAATTAGCGTCTATTAAAATTCGCTCTGTTGTAGTTTTCGTTCCAGAGTTTTTACGAGAAATGAAAAATGCCATTGGCGATAACACATTGAATGAGAAGATAGATTATATTAAAAAGGCTCCTGTCTTAATGCTAGATGATTTAGGAGCGGAAACCATGACTGCCTGGACACGTGATGAGATTTTGGGGACTATTTTCCATTATCGTATGGCAGAGCAATTGCCAACTTTTATTACGTCTAATTTTAATTATGATGAATTAGAGCATCATTTAGCGCAGTCACAAAAAGGTGATATTGAGGTAGTTAAAGCGGGACGAATTATGGAGCGAATTAAAGCCTTAACCGTGCCAATCGAAATGCAAGGCAAAAATCGTCGGATGTAA
- a CDS encoding replication initiation and membrane attachment family protein: MTLIHLYKELQPGDPFDIRLPHAFSTQERQLVTLLYQPLTGSEPISLYLTLWAEAEQMPKQQMTHYYLMNVLGLPIGKVFEARIALEAIGLLRTWKKEDAGERSFLYELQRPLDADSFMKDPLLSMFLFSKIGEQAYRNLRQRFMSPVKDTAFKDVSRAFIDVFKPVHANIPSDLQVDTNHKDKQQKVYPFYLEQFDFDLLQAGLSEQLVPSNLLTFEVREAIAKLAFLYHLTALDMQKVVILALDDDLGISQERLRKAAADFYKLTVSKEPPKLARVTEPLPAAEAGLKTKDQELQHYLETTAPVQVLRDINNGKEPLQTSVQLAENLIVQHGMPIGVVNALLEYVMLTTDMKLPKKYVETIADHWVRKNVQTAKEAMELARQEHDKYTAWKNKPQTTNKTNQQTKGRSRYQREEKVPEWFYKRNEKQEESTSSTIDFEKERQKILEMLGKSE, from the coding sequence ATGACGTTGATTCATTTATATAAGGAATTGCAGCCTGGCGATCCTTTCGACATTCGTCTACCTCATGCATTTTCTACACAGGAGCGTCAATTAGTTACATTATTGTATCAACCATTAACGGGATCAGAGCCAATTAGCCTCTATCTAACATTATGGGCAGAAGCAGAGCAAATGCCAAAGCAGCAAATGACACATTATTATTTAATGAATGTGCTAGGGTTGCCCATTGGTAAAGTGTTTGAGGCTCGTATTGCGCTAGAAGCAATTGGTTTGCTGCGTACATGGAAAAAAGAAGATGCTGGTGAACGTAGTTTTTTATATGAGCTACAGCGCCCATTAGATGCAGATAGCTTTATGAAAGACCCGCTGCTGTCGATGTTTTTGTTTAGCAAAATTGGAGAGCAGGCTTATCGCAATTTACGTCAGCGCTTTATGTCACCTGTAAAGGACACGGCGTTTAAGGATGTATCTCGTGCTTTTATCGATGTCTTTAAGCCCGTACATGCTAATATTCCATCAGATTTACAAGTAGATACGAATCATAAGGATAAACAACAAAAAGTATATCCTTTTTATTTGGAGCAATTTGATTTTGATTTATTGCAAGCAGGTTTGTCCGAGCAATTGGTTCCTTCCAATTTGTTGACATTCGAAGTGCGTGAAGCTATAGCCAAGCTGGCCTTTTTATATCATTTAACAGCCCTTGATATGCAAAAAGTAGTAATACTTGCTTTAGATGATGATTTAGGGATTTCTCAGGAACGTTTACGAAAGGCTGCTGCTGATTTTTATAAATTAACAGTGTCTAAGGAGCCGCCCAAACTTGCGCGCGTTACTGAACCATTACCAGCAGCAGAAGCTGGACTAAAAACTAAGGATCAGGAGCTCCAACACTATTTAGAAACAACGGCGCCTGTCCAAGTGTTACGTGATATAAATAATGGTAAAGAACCATTGCAAACATCTGTCCAGCTTGCGGAAAATTTAATCGTTCAGCATGGCATGCCAATTGGAGTGGTCAATGCGTTGTTAGAATATGTCATGCTAACGACAGATATGAAGCTACCTAAAAAATATGTGGAAACGATTGCTGATCACTGGGTACGAAAAAATGTCCAGACGGCTAAGGAAGCAATGGAACTTGCCCGCCAAGAGCATGATAAATATACAGCTTGGAAAAACAAGCCCCAAACTACCAATAAAACGAATCAACAAACAAAGGGACGTTCAAGATATCAACGTGAAGAAAAAGTGCCTGAATGGTTTTATAAACGGAATGAAAAACAAGAGGAATCTACCTCTAGTACTATAGATTTTGAAAAAGAGCGACAAAAAATATTAGAGATGCTAGGAAAAAGCGAATAG
- the nrdR gene encoding transcriptional regulator NrdR, translating into MRCPSCQFNGTRVVDSRPVDDNKEIRRRRECESCGFRFTTFEKIEETPLVVVKKEGSREEFSREKVLRGLIRACEKRPVALGVLEELVLSIEKDLRRIGNSEVRSEDVGEMVMDRLAKIDEVAYVRFASVYRQFKDINVFIEEIKDIIQRQTEKKS; encoded by the coding sequence ATGAGATGTCCATCTTGCCAGTTTAACGGAACGCGTGTTGTGGATTCGAGGCCAGTAGATGATAATAAAGAAATTCGTAGACGTCGTGAATGTGAGTCATGTGGCTTCCGTTTTACAACGTTTGAAAAAATTGAAGAGACGCCATTAGTCGTTGTGAAAAAGGAAGGTTCACGAGAAGAGTTTAGCCGTGAGAAGGTACTTCGTGGGCTTATTCGTGCTTGTGAAAAACGTCCAGTGGCACTTGGTGTACTGGAGGAGCTTGTCCTGTCAATTGAAAAAGATCTTCGTCGTATTGGAAATTCGGAAGTACGCTCAGAAGATGTTGGTGAAATGGTCATGGACCGTTTAGCTAAAATCGATGAGGTCGCTTATGTGCGTTTTGCATCGGTCTACCGTCAGTTTAAAGATATCAATGTCTTTATTGAGGAAATCAAAGACATTATTCAACGTCAAACGGAGAAGAAATCATAG
- a CDS encoding glyceraldehyde-3-phosphate dehydrogenase, whose amino-acid sequence MTVSIAINGFGRIGRMVFRQAIVQQDLNIVAINASYPAETLAHLIKYDTNHGTFEGTVEPAGDALVVNGKRVQIISERDPLKLPWATMGVDIVIEATGKFNERDKAAMHLEAGAKKVILTAPGKNEDVTIVLGVNDDKLDIAKHDVISNASCTTNCLAPVAKVLNDTFGIDNGLMTTVHAYTNDQKNLDNPHKDLRRARGCAQSIIPTSTGAAKALKLVLPELEGKIHGMALRVPTPNVSLVDLVVDLNTDVTVDAVNAAFVKAATEGPMKGILNFSVEPLVSADYNTTTYSSTVDGLSTMVLGNRKVKVLAWYDNEWGYSARVVDLVKKVANALETVNA is encoded by the coding sequence ATGACAGTATCAATTGCTATTAATGGTTTCGGACGTATCGGACGTATGGTTTTCCGCCAGGCTATCGTACAACAAGATTTAAACATCGTTGCAATTAACGCAAGCTATCCTGCAGAAACGTTAGCACATTTGATTAAGTATGACACAAATCACGGAACATTTGAAGGTACGGTAGAACCAGCAGGCGATGCTTTAGTTGTAAATGGTAAACGTGTTCAAATTATTAGTGAACGTGATCCATTAAAATTACCTTGGGCGACAATGGGTGTAGATATCGTTATTGAAGCTACTGGAAAATTTAATGAACGTGATAAAGCAGCCATGCATTTAGAAGCTGGCGCGAAAAAAGTAATCTTAACAGCACCTGGTAAAAACGAGGACGTAACAATTGTTTTAGGTGTTAATGATGATAAACTTGATATTGCTAAACATGATGTTATTTCAAATGCTTCTTGTACAACAAACTGCCTAGCGCCAGTAGCAAAAGTATTGAATGACACATTTGGCATTGACAATGGCTTAATGACAACAGTTCATGCCTATACAAATGATCAAAAGAACTTAGACAATCCACATAAAGATTTACGTCGTGCACGTGGATGCGCACAATCTATTATTCCAACATCTACTGGTGCTGCAAAAGCATTGAAATTAGTTTTACCTGAATTAGAAGGTAAAATTCATGGTATGGCACTTCGCGTTCCAACACCAAACGTATCTTTAGTGGACCTTGTAGTAGATTTAAATACAGATGTAACAGTTGATGCTGTCAATGCAGCATTTGTAAAAGCGGCAACAGAAGGTCCAATGAAGGGTATTCTTAATTTCTCTGTTGAACCATTAGTATCTGCTGATTACAATACAACAACTTATTCTTCAACAGTTGATGGACTTTCTACAATGGTTTTAGGCAACCGCAAAGTAAAAGTACTTGCTTGGTATGATAACGAGTGGGGCTACTCTGCACGTGTTGTAGATCTTGTGAAAAAAGTGGCAAATGCTTTAGAAACGGTAAACGCGTAA
- the coaE gene encoding dephospho-CoA kinase (Dephospho-CoA kinase (CoaE) performs the final step in coenzyme A biosynthesis.) — MIIGLTGSIASGKSTVAKMMSELGLPIVDADIVARDVVEPGTETLALIAESFGQAILLEDGHLNRTMLGDIIFHEPAKRKTLNDIMHPAIRKEMLRQRDAYLEAGHEHVVMDIPLLFESKLQHFVERIIVVSVSEEVQLRRLMERNNLTKEDALARMHSQLPMSVKEKGAHAVIYNNENIENTEEQLKKILRYWGVI; from the coding sequence ATGATTATCGGACTTACAGGAAGTATTGCAAGTGGAAAAAGTACAGTAGCTAAAATGATGAGCGAACTGGGATTACCGATTGTTGATGCGGATATTGTAGCACGAGATGTCGTAGAACCTGGAACGGAGACATTAGCCCTCATAGCTGAAAGCTTCGGACAAGCTATCTTGCTTGAGGACGGCCATTTAAATCGAACAATGCTTGGAGATATCATTTTTCATGAGCCTGCCAAACGCAAAACGTTAAATGATATTATGCATCCAGCAATCAGAAAAGAAATGTTACGTCAGCGTGATGCCTATTTAGAGGCAGGACATGAGCATGTTGTGATGGACATTCCATTGTTATTTGAAAGTAAGCTGCAGCATTTTGTGGAACGTATCATTGTGGTATCGGTCAGTGAAGAAGTTCAGCTTCGACGCTTAATGGAGCGAAATAATTTAACAAAAGAGGATGCATTGGCACGTATGCACTCACAGCTGCCGATGTCTGTCAAAGAAAAGGGTGCACATGCGGTCATTTATAATAATGAAAATATAGAAAACACAGAAGAACAATTAAAAAAAATCCTGCGCTATTGGGGTGTTATTTAA
- the mutM gene encoding bifunctional DNA-formamidopyrimidine glycosylase/DNA-(apurinic or apyrimidinic site) lyase — MPELPEVEGVVQALKPKVEGRTIQQVQLSERVHFSFSEGKQCIVKQAEPDTFEITMSQMTITKIERRAKYIFFHLLKDDVPYVLVSHLGMTGAWFVVNSPDEINEAKFQKHIHATFEMADGGYLIYSDIRRFGELRFLTKIEDHAPLTKMAPEPFDEHACDFFITKSKLPKYENKAVKEVIMDGQVISGCGNIYATEALFAQNIHPARQMNRISEKRKRALFEEIVAVLRQSIEAGGSTISDYRNINGEAGSMQNRLKMYGKKICPACETATSQMTIGGRTSVYCPNCQH, encoded by the coding sequence ATGCCTGAATTACCAGAGGTAGAAGGTGTCGTCCAGGCATTGAAGCCAAAGGTTGAAGGACGTACCATTCAACAGGTTCAACTTTCTGAAAGAGTACATTTCTCTTTTAGTGAGGGTAAACAATGTATTGTCAAACAAGCAGAGCCTGATACTTTTGAAATAACGATGTCCCAGATGACAATTACCAAAATTGAACGACGAGCAAAATATATTTTCTTTCATTTGCTGAAGGATGATGTTCCATATGTCCTTGTCAGTCACTTAGGTATGACAGGTGCATGGTTCGTTGTGAATTCACCCGATGAAATTAATGAGGCGAAATTTCAAAAGCATATCCATGCAACATTTGAAATGGCAGATGGAGGATATTTGATTTATTCAGATATTCGCCGTTTTGGTGAACTTCGTTTTCTGACAAAAATTGAAGATCATGCGCCATTGACAAAAATGGCACCAGAGCCATTCGATGAGCATGCTTGTGACTTTTTTATAACAAAATCTAAGCTACCAAAGTATGAAAATAAAGCAGTAAAAGAAGTGATTATGGATGGGCAAGTCATTTCAGGCTGTGGCAATATTTATGCAACGGAGGCATTGTTTGCTCAGAATATTCACCCTGCACGCCAAATGAATCGCATTAGTGAAAAGCGAAAGCGGGCATTATTTGAGGAGATTGTTGCTGTCCTACGTCAAAGTATTGAAGCGGGTGGTTCAACTATTTCTGATTATCGAAACATTAATGGGGAAGCCGGAAGTATGCAGAATCGACTAAAAATGTATGGGAAAAAGATATGTCCAGCATGTGAAACGGCAACAAGTCAAATGACAATTGGTGGGCGTACTTCGGTTTATTGCCCAAATTGTCAACATTAA